Proteins encoded together in one Kutzneria kofuensis window:
- a CDS encoding DUF2207 domain-containing protein, with product MFTNWGLAVATLTFSAGALFAPHAAAPADGGVQSQVALKVERDGKLTVSEKVTVPAGRSANRTAPLRLTAGPDTERVYTVAQAKVTGNGSVSADDQNLTVHLGAGESTVSYVVDGAVADQGSHEDVRWQVASGWDVTIDRLTVSVVTPAEPQSITCLAGDPDSTTACGLSQIGEGGVPTAEQDTLTPGQRVDFAVGLPNGTVPVNERVEATNALASAFALTPETGIGLLVLVVLLLAGLGLLWYARGRDAKALAGDVGAVEVLAKDTGGRVAFASPDGVLPGQVGTVIDEHVDVVDVTATVIDLAVRNYLWIDEVPGDGVLDWRIVRRNPADDSLTAYEKAVYSSLLGDADQVQLSQLRGKGVDLTAVRNALYSDVVAKEWFARRPDTERSRWWWGGIGIVALGIVLTVVLALTIGHALLGLAVVIAGAALAAGSRSMPARTRRGSALLHQVRGLLTYLTTVSPTDIPDSDREMVFSRSLPYAVVLGETDRWLAAFRGLDPDADGTPGLYWFGEAEQARDLDRFATRFPAFLSSLDGVLAQSGHLRSLKA from the coding sequence GTGTTCACCAACTGGGGCCTGGCCGTGGCCACCCTCACGTTCTCCGCAGGCGCGCTGTTCGCCCCGCACGCCGCGGCGCCGGCCGACGGCGGCGTGCAGTCGCAGGTCGCGCTGAAGGTCGAGCGGGACGGCAAGCTCACGGTCAGCGAGAAGGTCACCGTGCCGGCCGGCAGGTCCGCGAACCGGACCGCGCCGCTGCGGCTGACCGCAGGCCCCGACACCGAACGCGTGTACACCGTCGCGCAGGCGAAGGTGACCGGGAACGGCAGCGTGTCGGCGGACGACCAGAACCTGACGGTGCACCTGGGCGCGGGCGAGTCGACCGTCAGCTACGTGGTCGACGGCGCCGTCGCGGACCAGGGGTCGCACGAGGACGTGCGCTGGCAGGTGGCCAGCGGTTGGGACGTGACGATCGATCGGCTCACGGTGTCCGTGGTGACGCCGGCTGAGCCACAGTCCATCACCTGCCTGGCGGGCGATCCGGACTCGACGACCGCGTGCGGGCTGTCGCAGATCGGCGAGGGCGGCGTGCCGACCGCCGAGCAGGACACGCTGACGCCCGGCCAGCGTGTCGACTTCGCGGTCGGCCTGCCGAACGGCACGGTGCCGGTGAACGAGCGCGTGGAGGCGACCAACGCGCTGGCGTCGGCGTTCGCGCTGACCCCGGAGACCGGCATCGGCCTGCTGGTGCTGGTCGTGCTGCTGCTGGCGGGCCTCGGTCTGCTCTGGTATGCCCGCGGCCGCGACGCGAAGGCGCTCGCCGGTGACGTGGGTGCGGTGGAGGTGCTGGCCAAGGACACGGGCGGCCGCGTGGCGTTCGCCTCCCCCGACGGCGTGCTGCCGGGCCAGGTCGGCACCGTGATCGACGAGCACGTGGACGTCGTGGACGTGACGGCGACCGTCATCGACCTGGCCGTGCGCAACTACCTGTGGATCGACGAGGTGCCCGGCGACGGCGTGCTCGACTGGCGCATCGTGCGCCGCAACCCGGCCGACGACTCGCTCACGGCGTACGAGAAGGCGGTGTACTCGTCGCTGCTCGGTGACGCCGACCAGGTGCAGCTGTCGCAGCTGCGCGGCAAGGGCGTGGACCTCACGGCGGTGCGCAACGCGCTGTACTCGGACGTCGTGGCCAAGGAGTGGTTCGCGCGCCGGCCCGACACCGAGCGCAGCCGCTGGTGGTGGGGCGGCATCGGCATCGTGGCGCTCGGCATCGTGCTCACGGTGGTGCTGGCGTTGACGATCGGCCACGCGCTGCTCGGCCTCGCCGTGGTCATCGCGGGCGCGGCGCTCGCCGCGGGCTCGCGGTCCATGCCGGCGCGCACCCGGCGCGGCAGCGCGTTGCTGCACCAGGTGCGCGGTCTGCTGACGTACCTGACGACCGTGTCGCCCACGGACATCCCGGACAGCGACCGGGAGATGGTGTTCTCCCGGTCGCTGCCGTACGCGGTCGTGCTGGGCGAGACCGACCGGTGGCTGGCGGCGTTCCGCGGCCTCGACCCGGACGCCGACGGCACACCCGGCCTGTACTGGTTCGGCGAGGCGGAGCAGGCCCGCGACCTGGACCGCTTCGCGACCCGGTTCCCGGCGTTCCTCAGCTCCCTGGACGGGGTGCTGGCGCAGAGCGGTCACCTTCGCTCGTTGAAGGCTTAG
- a CDS encoding M1 family metallopeptidase produces MTALAVSAVTPTPVPVLPDLGNDGYQVAAYDLTYDVDPSTSLLPGIARITAVADRRLSEFRLDYAGGTVGKVQVDGRDAAYHLDKQKLVVEPAAAIRGPFTVTVDFTADRAAKVPSPVDDTAGWANSPDGGFAWFGQPDRAHLFFPCNDAVEDKAYFTFHVTVPAGWTAVANGPLVSRHDTKTASTFTYASSHPFAPQLAQVAAGKYALVAGTGPNGLPLRSAVPDPAAAKPMLDQLPSFLDWLQERIGRPFPFETVGVLGAATRPMQTDALETQTLPVFEADALTRPENGYVVVHELAHQWFGDSAGIADWNDIWLSEGFASYFDHLYSAEHGGQSLADAFRWAYEVLDPKARSLGITPANPTRPDVLLGVGRGEGSLVVYALHEKVGDQVFHRIVDTYLDRYRDGSATSADFIRVATSVGGKDLGPFLRDWLYGSTTPPMPGHPDWTPKPSTSEGDRSAPAPRPGS; encoded by the coding sequence GTGACCGCACTCGCTGTGTCCGCGGTCACACCGACTCCCGTCCCGGTGCTGCCCGATCTCGGCAACGACGGCTACCAGGTCGCCGCCTACGACCTCACCTACGACGTCGACCCGAGCACCTCGCTACTGCCCGGCATCGCCCGGATCACCGCCGTCGCCGATCGGCGACTGTCCGAGTTCCGGCTCGACTACGCCGGCGGCACGGTCGGCAAGGTCCAGGTCGACGGCCGCGACGCCGCGTATCACCTGGACAAGCAGAAGCTGGTCGTCGAACCGGCGGCGGCGATCCGGGGCCCGTTCACCGTGACCGTCGACTTCACCGCCGACCGCGCCGCCAAGGTGCCCTCGCCCGTGGACGACACCGCGGGCTGGGCGAACAGCCCCGACGGCGGCTTCGCGTGGTTCGGGCAGCCCGACCGCGCCCACCTCTTCTTCCCCTGCAACGACGCCGTCGAAGACAAGGCGTACTTCACGTTCCACGTGACGGTCCCGGCCGGCTGGACCGCTGTGGCGAATGGCCCCCTTGTCTCACGTCACGACACGAAAACCGCATCTACTTTCACCTACGCCTCGTCGCATCCCTTCGCGCCCCAGCTCGCACAGGTGGCCGCCGGCAAGTACGCCTTGGTTGCGGGAACCGGACCGAACGGCCTCCCACTTCGCAGCGCGGTGCCGGATCCGGCCGCCGCCAAGCCGATGCTGGACCAGCTGCCGAGCTTCCTGGACTGGCTCCAGGAGCGCATCGGCCGCCCCTTCCCGTTCGAGACGGTCGGCGTGCTCGGCGCCGCGACCCGGCCGATGCAGACGGACGCCCTGGAGACGCAGACACTGCCCGTGTTCGAGGCGGACGCGCTCACCAGGCCGGAGAACGGCTACGTGGTCGTGCACGAGTTGGCGCACCAGTGGTTCGGCGACTCCGCCGGCATCGCCGACTGGAACGACATCTGGCTCAGCGAGGGCTTCGCGAGCTACTTCGACCACCTCTACAGCGCCGAGCACGGCGGCCAGTCCCTCGCGGACGCGTTCAGGTGGGCGTACGAGGTGCTGGATCCCAAGGCGCGGTCCCTGGGCATCACGCCGGCGAACCCGACCCGGCCGGACGTGCTGCTGGGGGTCGGCCGCGGCGAGGGCTCGCTGGTGGTCTACGCGCTGCACGAGAAGGTCGGCGACCAGGTGTTCCACCGCATCGTCGACACCTACCTGGACCGCTACCGCGACGGCTCCGCCACCAGCGCCGACTTCATCAGGGTGGCGACGAGCGTCGGCGGCAAGGACCTGGGCCCGTTCCTGCGGGACTGGCTGTACGGCAGCACCACGCCGCCGATGCCGGGCCACCCGGACTGGACGCCTAAGCCTTCAACGAGCGAAGGTGACCGCTCTGCGCCAGCACCCCGTCCAGGGAGCTGA
- a CDS encoding neutral zinc metallopeptidase has product MERFVSLGALGLVLALVFGVDYFRPTEAVAGVAQPEAPRQVVALATNPLLTYSTSLAQNTCTLPKFGRAVEQLRAYLTAELTCLDAAWKPVITELNMPFEPTKLTMDDNSGSCRSRGDGTPVAFYCGADNELHMPVESVLDGTDGIPAVVLGVLAHEYGHHVQDMSGILLAESRREQSAGRDTEAGLELSRRLELQANCFAGMFLASVAGRGSISRSMAGDGAAAFADGGGEKDHGTAAHQGRWAQIGYQENKTAACNTWSAPQGDVS; this is encoded by the coding sequence GTGGAACGGTTCGTCTCGCTCGGTGCTCTGGGACTCGTGCTGGCGCTTGTGTTCGGCGTCGACTACTTCCGTCCGACCGAGGCGGTCGCCGGTGTCGCGCAGCCGGAGGCGCCGCGACAGGTCGTGGCCCTGGCGACCAACCCGCTGCTGACCTACTCCACGTCGCTCGCGCAGAACACGTGCACGCTCCCCAAGTTCGGCCGCGCGGTGGAGCAGTTACGCGCGTACCTGACGGCGGAGCTCACCTGTCTCGACGCCGCGTGGAAGCCGGTCATCACCGAGCTGAACATGCCGTTCGAGCCGACGAAGCTGACCATGGACGACAACTCCGGCTCGTGCCGCTCACGTGGCGACGGCACCCCGGTCGCGTTCTACTGCGGCGCCGACAACGAGCTGCACATGCCCGTGGAGTCCGTGCTCGACGGCACCGACGGCATCCCGGCGGTGGTGCTCGGTGTGCTCGCCCACGAGTACGGGCACCACGTGCAGGACATGAGCGGCATCCTGCTCGCCGAATCTCGCCGCGAGCAGAGCGCCGGCCGCGACACCGAGGCCGGGCTGGAGCTTTCTCGCCGGTTAGAGCTGCAGGCGAACTGCTTCGCCGGTATGTTCCTCGCCAGCGTTGCCGGCCGTGGCTCGATCAGCCGGTCGATGGCCGGCGACGGCGCCGCCGCGTTCGCCGACGGTGGCGGCGAGAAGGACCACGGCACCGCGGCGCACCAGGGTCGGTGGGCGCAGATCGGGTACCAGGAGAACAAGACCGCCGCGTGCAACACGTGGTCGGCGCCGCAGGGGGACGTCAGTTGA
- a CDS encoding response regulator transcription factor, with product MSVARILIVEDTEAIRAAVRSALRDSGYEVLARPDGRELEADLAQFRPDLVVLDIMLPGRDGFQLLEVIRRASNAGVVMLTARDGVPDRLRGLEGGADDYVLKPFVLAELVARVGAVLRRLGRTPSAVQIGDLLVDADSGVVLYAGATVDVTATELRLLCYLAAQRGRVVSKTQILTSVWGYEDYDPNLVEVHVSALRRKLEAHGPRLLHTVRGLGYVLRVGAA from the coding sequence GTGTCGGTCGCCCGGATCTTGATCGTCGAGGACACCGAGGCGATTCGCGCCGCGGTGCGCTCCGCCCTGCGTGACAGCGGCTACGAGGTGCTGGCCCGGCCGGACGGCCGCGAGCTGGAGGCCGACCTCGCCCAGTTCCGGCCGGACCTGGTCGTGCTCGACATCATGCTGCCGGGCCGGGACGGCTTCCAGCTGCTGGAGGTGATCCGGCGGGCCAGCAACGCCGGCGTCGTGATGCTCACCGCTCGCGACGGCGTGCCCGACCGGTTGCGCGGGCTCGAGGGCGGCGCCGACGACTACGTGCTCAAGCCCTTCGTGCTCGCCGAGCTGGTCGCCCGCGTCGGCGCCGTGCTGCGCCGGCTCGGCCGCACGCCGTCCGCCGTGCAGATCGGCGACCTGCTCGTCGACGCCGACTCCGGTGTCGTGCTCTACGCCGGCGCGACCGTCGACGTCACCGCCACCGAGCTGCGGCTGCTCTGCTACCTGGCCGCGCAGCGCGGCCGTGTCGTCAGCAAGACCCAGATCCTGACCAGCGTCTGGGGCTACGAGGACTACGACCCCAACCTGGTCGAGGTGCACGTCAGCGCCCTGCGCCGCAAGCTCGAGGCGCACGGTCCCCGGCTGCTGCACACCGTCCGCGGGCTCGGCTACGTGCTGCGGGTCGGTGCCGCGTGA
- a CDS encoding M16 family metallopeptidase: MTTTSYRTAEQIGHTEQGPRPLPALGEQTAAAQPSLVDTVLPNGLRVIAVRKESVPMVEVRLRIPFAGTERLHSARAEVLANTLLTGTERRDRAQFDTDLAAVGGDLSSVVDPERLSVGGSALASGLDVLLDVLADALTGAVYRDEEVARESERLVERITMARSQPSVIAREALQKHRYGDHPFAKEMPEAAEIGEVTPEQVRALHKASVLPRGSLLVLVGDIDPDAAVATVGTVLSGWQSDASAVELPALPVLTPGDVRLVHRPGAVQSQIRLSAQTLPRTDPGYSALQVANLVYGGYFSSRLVENIREDKGYTYGAHSYFEFTKDNATVLVEADTASGVTPAAFWETRYELGRLVLSPPSASEVDNARQYAIGSLLTSTSSQAGLCATLAALGALGLSYEWLRDQPMRIADVTVEQVTEAAEKYFAPTKFTGIVVGDADVLAPQFRAIGGVVLP; this comes from the coding sequence GTGACCACCACCAGCTACCGCACGGCCGAGCAGATCGGCCACACCGAGCAGGGGCCGCGCCCGCTGCCGGCGCTCGGCGAGCAGACCGCGGCCGCGCAACCGTCCCTTGTGGACACCGTGCTGCCCAACGGGCTGCGGGTCATCGCCGTGCGCAAGGAATCCGTGCCGATGGTGGAGGTGCGGCTGCGCATCCCGTTCGCCGGCACAGAGCGGCTGCACTCGGCGCGCGCCGAGGTGCTGGCCAACACGCTGCTGACCGGCACCGAGCGCCGTGACCGCGCGCAGTTCGACACCGACCTCGCAGCGGTGGGCGGTGACCTGTCCTCCGTGGTCGACCCGGAGCGGCTCAGCGTCGGCGGCAGCGCCCTGGCCAGCGGCCTGGACGTGCTGTTGGACGTCCTCGCGGACGCGCTGACCGGTGCGGTGTACCGGGACGAGGAGGTGGCCCGCGAGTCGGAGCGCCTGGTCGAGCGCATCACCATGGCGCGGTCGCAGCCCAGCGTGATCGCGCGGGAGGCGCTGCAGAAGCACCGCTACGGCGACCACCCGTTCGCCAAGGAGATGCCGGAGGCGGCGGAGATCGGCGAGGTGACGCCGGAGCAGGTGCGTGCCCTGCACAAGGCGTCCGTGCTGCCGCGGGGCTCGCTGCTGGTGCTCGTCGGCGACATCGACCCGGACGCCGCCGTGGCGACCGTGGGCACCGTGCTGTCCGGCTGGCAGTCCGACGCGAGCGCCGTGGAACTGCCGGCGCTGCCGGTGTTGACGCCCGGCGACGTGCGGCTGGTGCACCGCCCCGGCGCCGTGCAGTCGCAGATCCGGCTGTCCGCGCAGACCTTGCCGCGCACGGACCCCGGGTACTCGGCGCTGCAGGTGGCGAACCTGGTGTACGGCGGCTACTTCTCCTCGCGGCTGGTGGAGAACATCCGTGAGGACAAGGGCTACACCTACGGCGCGCACTCGTACTTCGAGTTCACCAAGGACAACGCGACCGTGCTGGTCGAGGCCGACACCGCCAGCGGCGTGACGCCGGCGGCGTTCTGGGAGACCCGGTACGAGCTGGGCCGACTGGTGCTGTCGCCGCCGAGCGCGTCCGAAGTGGACAACGCGCGGCAGTACGCGATCGGTTCGCTGCTCACCTCCACCTCGTCGCAGGCGGGGCTGTGCGCGACGCTGGCCGCGCTCGGCGCGCTGGGCCTGTCCTACGAGTGGCTGCGCGACCAGCCGATGCGGATCGCCGACGTGACCGTGGAACAGGTGACCGAGGCGGCCGAGAAGTACTTCGCGCCGACGAAGTTCACCGGCATCGTGGTCGGCGACGCGGACGTGCTGGCGCCGCAGTTCCGGGCGATCGGCGGCGTGGTGCTCCCGTGA
- a CDS encoding M16 family metallopeptidase, whose amino-acid sequence MAAPELHRFTLPNGLRVVLAPDRTAPVVGVSVHYDVGFRSEPEGRTGFAHLFEHLMFQGSESLEKLAHFRHVQSSGGTFNGSTHPDYTDYFETLPSAALERALFLEADRMRAPRITQENLNNQIDVVKEEIRLRVLNTPYGGFPWIWLPPVLYSTFPNAHNGYGDFTELEQANLDDCAQFFDTYYAPGNAVLTVAGDFAVAHATELVNKHFGDVPARPTPARPSFAEPHPQGEQRAVHEDPHAPLPALAVGYRLPDPGTDLDGYLANVVLAAVLSDGDASRLQQRMVHREPLVTDISVGAGLFGPLDARDPDTFTVTAMHSPEVSEDRILGVLDDELEKLAATGPQEDELARVAARWAASMHREHDRITSRTLSFGASELLHGRAELASELPERIRAVTTEQVAAAAKALRPDSRAVLVVPAAGGNK is encoded by the coding sequence ATGGCCGCACCGGAACTGCACAGGTTCACTCTCCCCAACGGCCTGCGCGTGGTGCTCGCCCCCGACCGCACAGCCCCCGTGGTCGGCGTGAGCGTGCATTACGACGTGGGCTTCCGCTCCGAGCCCGAGGGCCGGACGGGGTTCGCGCACCTCTTCGAGCACCTGATGTTCCAGGGCAGCGAGAGCCTGGAGAAGCTGGCGCACTTCCGGCACGTGCAGTCGTCGGGCGGCACATTCAACGGCTCCACGCACCCGGACTACACCGACTACTTCGAGACGCTGCCGTCGGCGGCGCTGGAGCGGGCGCTGTTCCTGGAGGCGGACCGGATGCGGGCGCCGCGGATCACCCAGGAGAACCTGAACAACCAGATCGACGTGGTCAAGGAGGAGATCCGGCTGCGGGTGCTGAACACCCCGTACGGCGGATTCCCGTGGATCTGGCTGCCGCCGGTGCTCTACTCGACCTTCCCCAACGCGCACAACGGCTACGGCGACTTCACCGAGCTGGAGCAGGCCAATCTGGACGACTGCGCCCAGTTCTTCGACACGTACTACGCGCCGGGCAACGCGGTGCTGACGGTGGCCGGTGACTTCGCCGTCGCGCACGCGACCGAGCTGGTGAACAAGCACTTCGGCGACGTGCCGGCGCGGCCGACGCCGGCGCGGCCGTCGTTCGCGGAGCCGCACCCGCAGGGCGAGCAGCGTGCCGTGCACGAGGACCCGCACGCGCCGCTGCCGGCCCTCGCGGTGGGCTACCGCCTGCCGGACCCGGGCACGGACCTGGACGGCTACCTGGCGAACGTGGTGCTGGCGGCGGTGCTGTCCGACGGCGACGCCTCGCGGCTGCAGCAGCGCATGGTGCACCGCGAGCCGCTGGTCACCGACATCTCGGTCGGCGCCGGCCTGTTCGGGCCGCTGGACGCGCGTGACCCCGACACGTTCACGGTGACCGCCATGCACTCCCCCGAGGTGTCCGAGGACCGGATCCTCGGCGTGCTCGACGACGAGCTGGAGAAGCTGGCCGCGACGGGGCCGCAGGAGGACGAGCTGGCGCGCGTGGCCGCGCGGTGGGCGGCGTCGATGCACCGCGAGCACGACCGCATCACCTCCCGCACGCTCTCGTTCGGCGCCTCGGAACTGCTGCACGGCCGCGCCGAGCTGGCCTCGGAGCTGCCGGAGCGGATCCGTGCCGTCACCACGGAGCAGGTGGCGGCCGCCGCCAAGGCCCTGCGGCCGGATTCCCGGGCCGTGCTCGTCGTTCCCGCCGCCGGAGGCAACAAGTGA
- a CDS encoding maleylpyruvate isomerase family mycothiol-dependent enzyme gives MDTREWIAAVGGQGERLAAAAERAGLAAPVPTCPDWVVRDLLLHLGGVHRWAATIVGQARTEPIDLAEPHDIADELPDDGGLIAWFRDGVTGLVDVLTAAPADLDCWKFMRTAPSGSSFWARRQAHETTIHSVDAEAAAGLRSPIPSPLAADGVDEMLCGFLPRNRRLHADEERSVLVSATDTGDNWLVRYGPERPVASRVPAPVDADSTVAGTAEELYLSLWNRRPWHGLTGDEGLASLWSDKVQVRWS, from the coding sequence ATGGACACGCGTGAGTGGATCGCCGCCGTCGGCGGCCAGGGCGAGCGGCTCGCCGCCGCCGCGGAGCGGGCCGGCCTGGCCGCACCCGTGCCGACCTGCCCGGACTGGGTCGTTCGGGACCTGCTGCTGCACCTCGGTGGCGTGCACCGCTGGGCCGCCACGATCGTCGGGCAGGCCCGGACCGAGCCCATCGATCTCGCCGAGCCGCACGACATCGCCGACGAGCTGCCCGACGACGGCGGCCTGATCGCCTGGTTCCGTGACGGCGTGACCGGGTTGGTGGACGTCCTGACCGCGGCGCCCGCCGACCTCGACTGCTGGAAGTTCATGCGGACCGCGCCGTCGGGATCGTCCTTCTGGGCCCGTCGACAGGCGCACGAGACCACCATCCACAGCGTCGACGCCGAGGCCGCCGCTGGGCTGCGCTCGCCGATCCCGTCCCCGCTGGCCGCCGACGGAGTCGACGAGATGCTGTGCGGCTTCCTGCCCCGCAACCGCCGGCTGCACGCCGACGAGGAACGGTCTGTGCTGGTCAGCGCCACCGACACCGGCGACAACTGGCTCGTCCGCTACGGCCCCGAGCGCCCGGTCGCCTCACGTGTTCCGGCACCCGTCGACGCTGATAGCACCGTCGCGGGCACCGCCGAGGAGCTGTACCTGTCGCTCTGGAACCGCCGTCCCTGGCACGGCCTCACCGGGGACGAGGGGCTCGCGTCGCTCTGGTCCGACAAGGTCCAGGTCCGCTGGTCGTGA
- a CDS encoding neutral zinc metallopeptidase — protein sequence MQPPPPPNPYYGQQPPPSYNPYPMPPARPVMPPPVHAHGPLGPPQRLSPYPPPPPPRRPSRRPFVTLFLIGLVVLGVAVIGLSGHGRSRQRTAPTPTNLPTSVPTNSPGAGSTDGGVDKLGDNPLFTAAGPGPVTCTLPRWQSVPAASNAYFTAALPCLDRAWQPVLQSVNLPFHEPKLAFPSGKTWSSPCGSVSQEEAAAFYCNGDQTLYMPMSGLQTDEIGNRPGAYLAVFAHEYGHFVQDLSGVLTAAHKQEYDGVDPDSPASLEVSRRIELQAQCFSGLFLAAAAGRGSVDNTVARDAQNTQDRGDQPGERRDHGTSEHASAWWTQGFVKKTVAQCNTWVASSADVQ from the coding sequence ATGCAGCCGCCGCCCCCGCCCAACCCGTACTACGGCCAGCAGCCGCCGCCCAGCTACAACCCCTATCCGATGCCGCCGGCACGGCCCGTCATGCCGCCGCCGGTACACGCCCACGGTCCGCTGGGTCCGCCGCAGCGACTGTCGCCCTACCCGCCGCCTCCGCCACCAAGGCGGCCTTCGCGGCGCCCGTTCGTCACGCTGTTCCTGATCGGACTCGTGGTACTCGGCGTCGCCGTGATCGGCCTGAGCGGGCACGGCCGCAGCCGGCAGCGCACCGCGCCGACACCGACCAACCTGCCGACCTCCGTGCCGACGAACTCGCCCGGCGCCGGCAGCACCGACGGCGGCGTCGACAAGCTCGGCGACAACCCGCTGTTCACCGCCGCCGGGCCCGGACCGGTGACCTGCACGCTGCCACGCTGGCAGTCCGTGCCGGCCGCGTCGAACGCGTACTTCACCGCGGCGCTGCCGTGCCTGGACCGGGCGTGGCAGCCCGTGCTGCAGTCCGTGAACCTGCCGTTCCACGAGCCGAAGCTGGCGTTCCCCAGCGGCAAGACGTGGAGCAGCCCCTGCGGCTCCGTGTCGCAGGAAGAGGCCGCGGCGTTCTACTGCAACGGCGACCAGACGCTGTACATGCCGATGTCTGGGCTGCAGACCGACGAGATCGGCAACCGGCCCGGCGCCTACCTCGCCGTGTTCGCGCACGAGTACGGCCACTTCGTGCAGGACCTCAGCGGCGTGCTGACGGCCGCCCACAAACAGGAATACGACGGCGTCGACCCCGACAGCCCCGCCAGCCTCGAGGTGTCCCGCCGGATCGAGCTGCAGGCGCAGTGCTTCTCCGGGCTGTTCCTCGCCGCCGCTGCCGGCCGCGGCTCCGTCGACAACACCGTCGCGCGCGACGCCCAGAACACGCAGGACCGCGGCGACCAGCCCGGCGAGCGCCGCGACCACGGCACCAGCGAGCACGCGTCGGCGTGGTGGACCCAGGGCTTCGTGAAGAAGACGGTCGCCCAGTGCAACACCTGGGTGGCCAGCAGCGCCGACGTGCAGTGA
- a CDS encoding neutral zinc metallopeptidase: MLVAVVLVVIAAIGLSHFGGSQPAANSGASATTTWTPEPTTATTSPKRTTTHRTTTTPLPTTSRQTSRPPATSTQPAGPQPVARLADNPLFDVGGLPATTCKLARWTTDPAGAERFFRSALPCLDAAWAPVMKAAGLPFFEANLAFPGGATWNSPCGSESAASGRVAAFYCPTNNTIYMPFAAIQTDLYGAHPGVYLALFAHEYGHHVQDMSGIDTAYGREANNARTDDDRQEMSRRFELEAQCFSGMFLASTSGRGDVDGNITHEAQTTQDRGDHNGPPRDHGTDEHASGWWNSGFQRNSLAQCNTWLASSADVA; encoded by the coding sequence GTGCTGGTGGCGGTCGTCCTGGTCGTCATTGCGGCGATCGGCCTGAGCCACTTCGGCGGCTCCCAGCCCGCGGCCAACTCCGGCGCCTCGGCGACCACGACGTGGACGCCCGAACCGACGACAGCCACCACGTCGCCGAAGCGGACCACCACGCACCGGACCACGACCACGCCCTTGCCGACGACCAGCCGGCAGACGTCCCGACCGCCGGCCACCAGCACCCAGCCGGCCGGGCCGCAGCCGGTGGCCAGGCTGGCCGACAATCCGCTGTTCGACGTCGGCGGCCTGCCGGCGACAACCTGCAAGCTCGCGCGGTGGACGACCGATCCGGCTGGTGCCGAGCGGTTCTTCCGCAGCGCGCTGCCCTGCCTGGACGCCGCGTGGGCACCCGTGATGAAGGCCGCCGGCCTGCCGTTCTTCGAGGCGAACCTGGCCTTCCCCGGTGGCGCCACCTGGAACAGCCCCTGCGGCTCCGAGTCCGCCGCCAGCGGCCGGGTCGCCGCGTTCTACTGCCCGACGAACAACACCATCTACATGCCCTTCGCCGCCATCCAGACCGATCTGTACGGTGCCCACCCCGGCGTCTACCTCGCGTTGTTCGCGCACGAGTACGGGCATCACGTGCAGGACATGTCCGGCATCGACACCGCATACGGGCGGGAGGCCAACAACGCGCGCACCGACGACGACCGCCAGGAGATGTCCCGCCGGTTCGAACTCGAGGCGCAGTGCTTCTCCGGCATGTTCCTGGCGTCCACGTCCGGCCGTGGCGACGTGGACGGCAACATCACGCACGAGGCGCAGACCACGCAGGACCGCGGCGACCACAACGGCCCGCCGCGCGACCACGGAACCGACGAGCACGCCAGCGGCTGGTGGAATTCGGGCTTCCAGCGCAACAGCCTCGCCCAGTGCAACACCTGGTTGGCCAGCTCCGCCGACGTCGCCTGA